Proteins encoded in a region of the Phocoena phocoena chromosome X, mPhoPho1.1, whole genome shotgun sequence genome:
- the FLNA gene encoding filamin-A isoform X2, which translates to MSSSHSRAGQSAAGAAPGSGADTRDAEMPATEKDLAEDAPWKKIQQNTFTRWCNEHLKCVSKRIANLQTDLSDGLRLIALLEVLSQKKMHRKHNQRPTFRQMQLENVSVALEFLERESIKLVSIDSKAIVDGNLKLILGLIWTLILHYSISMPMWDEEEDEEAKKQTPKQRLLGWIQNKLPQLPITNFSRDWQSGRALGALVDSCAPGLCPDWDSWDASKPVNNAREAMQQADDWLGIPQVITPEEIVDPNVDEHSVMTYLSQFPKAKLKPGAPLRPKLNPKKARAYGPGIEPTGNMVKKRAEFTVETRSAGQGEVLVYVEDPAGHQEEAKVTANNDKNRTFSVWYVPEVTGTHKVTVLFAGQHIAKSPFEVYVDKSQGDASKVTAQGPGLEPSGNIANKTTYFEIFTAGAGTGEVEVVIQDPTGRKGTVEPQLEARGDSTYRCSYQPAVEGVHTVHVTFAGVPIPRSPYTVTVGQACNPGACRAIGRGLQPKGVRVKETADFKVYTKGAGSGELKVTVKGPKGEERVKQKDLGDGVYGFEYYPMVPGTYTVTITWGGQNIGRSPFEVKVGTECGNQKVRAWGPGLEGGVVGKSADFVVEAIGDDVGTLGFSVEGPSQAKIECDDKGDGSCDVRYWPQEAGEYAVHVLCNSEDIRLSPFMADIREAPQDFHPDRVKARGPGLEKTGVAVNKPAEFTVDAKHGGKAPLRVQVQDNEGCPVEAVVKDNGNGTYSCSYVPRKPVKHTAMVSWGGVSVPSSPFRVNVGAGSHPNKVKVYGPGVAKTGLKAHEPTYFTVDCTEAGQGDVSIGIKCAPGVVGPAEADIDFDIIRNDNDTFTVKYTPRGAGSYTIMVLFADQATPTSPIRVKVDPSHDASKVKAEGPGLSRTGVELGKPTHFTVNAKAAGKGKLDVQFSGLAKGDAVRDVDLVDHHDNTYTVKYTPVQQGPVGVSVTYGGDPIPKSPFSVAVSPSLDLSKIKVSGLGEKVDVGKDQEFTVKSKGAGGQGKVVSKIVGPSGTAVPCKVEPGLGADNSVVRFVPREEGPYEVEVTYDGVPVPGSPFSLEAVPPTKPSKVKAFGPGLQGGSAGSPARFTIDTKGAGTGGLGLTVEGPCEAQLECLDNGDGTCSVSYVPTEPGDYNINILFADTHIPGSPFKAHVVPCFDPSKVKCSGPGLERATAGEAGQFHVDCSSAGSAELTIEIRSEAGLPAEVHIQDHGDGTHTITYIPLCPGAYTVTIKYGGQPVPNFPSKLQVEPAVDTSGVQCYGPGIEGQGVFREATTEFSVDARALTQTGGPHVKARVANPSGNLTETYVQDCGDGTYKVEYTPYEEGLHSVDVTYDGSPVPSSPFQVPVTEGCDPSRVRVHGPGIQSGTTNKPNKFTVETRGAGTGGLGLAVEGPSEAKMSCMDNKDGSCSVEYVPYEAGTYSLNVTYGGHQVPGSPFKVPVHDVTDASKVKCSGPGLSPGMVRANLPQSFQVDTSKAGVAPLQVKVQGPKGLVEPVDVVDNADGTQTVNYVPSREGPYSISVLYGEEEVPRSPFKVKVLPTHDASKVKASGPGLNTTGVPASLPVEFTIDAKDAGEGLLAVQITDPEGKPKKTHIQDNHDGTYTVAYVPDVTGRYTILIKYGGDEIPFSPYRVRAVPAGDASKCTVTGAGIGPTIQIGEETVITVDTKAAGKGKVTCTVCTPDGSEVDVDVVENEDGTFDIFYTAPQPGKYVICVRFGGEHVPNSPFQVTALAGDQPTAQPPLRPQQLAPPYTYAQGGQQTWAPERPLVGVNGLDVTSLRPFDLVIPFTIKKGEITGEVRMPSGKVAQPAITDNKDGTVTVRYAPSEAGLHEMDIRYDSMHIPGSPLQFYVDYVNCGHVTAYGPGLTHGVVNKPAVFTVNTKDAGEGGLSLAIEGPSKAEISCTDNHDGTCSVSYLPVLPGDYSILVKYNEQHIPGSPFTARVTGDDSMRMSHLKVGSAADIPINISETDLSLLTATVVPPSGREEPCLLKRLRNGRVGISFVPKETGEHLVHVKKNGQHVASSPIPVVISQSEIGDASRVRVSGQGLHEGHTFEPAEFIIDTRDAGYGGLSLSIEGPSKVDINTEDLEDGTCRVTYCPTEPGNYIINIKFADQHVPGSPFSVKVTGEGRVKESITRRRRAPSVANVGSHCDLSLKIPEISIQDMTAQVTSPSGKSHEAEIVEGENHTYCIRFVPAEMGMHTVSVKYKGQHVPGSPFQFTVGPLGEGGAHKVRAGGPGLERAEAGVPAEFSIWTREAGAGGLAIAVEGPSKAEISFEDRKDGSCGVAYVVQEPGDYEVSVKFNEEHIPDSPFVVPVASPSGDARRLTVSSLQESGLKVNQPASFAVSLNGAKGAIDAKVHSPSGALEECYVTEIDQDKYAVRFIPRENGIYLIDVKFNGTHIPGSPFKIRVGEPGHGGDPGLVSAYGAGLEGGVTGSPAEFIVNTSNAGAGALSVTIDGPSKVKMDCQECPEGYRVTYTPMAPGSYLISIKYGGPYHIGGSPFKARVTGHRLVSNHSLHETSSVFVDSLTKTASAPQHGAPGPGPTDASKVLAKGVGLSKAYMGQKSSFTVDCSRAGNNMLLVGVHGPRTPCEEILVKHVGSRLYSVSYLLKDKGEYTLVVKWGDEHIPGSPYRVLVP; encoded by the exons ATGAGTAGCTCCCACTCCCGGGCGGGCCAGAGCGCTGCGGGCGCGGCTCCGGGCAGCGGCGCTGACACGCGAGACGCCGAGATGCCGGCCACCGAGAAGGACCTGGCGGAGGATGCGCCGTGGAAGAAGATCCAGCAGAACACATTCACGCGTTGGTGCAACGAGCACCTCAAGTGCGTGAGCAAGCGTATCGCCAACCTGCAGACGGACCTGAGCGACGGGCTGCGGCTTATCGCGCTGCTCGAGGTGCTCAGCCAGAAGAAGATGCACCGCAAGCACAACCAGAGGCCCACCTTCCGCCAGATGCAGCTCGAGAATGTGTCGGTGGCGCTCGAGTTCCTGGAGCGCGAGAGCATCAAGCTCGTGTCCATCG ACAGTAAGGCCATAGTGGACGGGAACCTCAAGCTGATCCTGGGCCTCATCTGGACCCTGATCCTGCACTACTCCATCTCCATGCCCATGTGGGacgaggaggaggacgaggaggccAAGAAGCAGACGCCCAAGCAGAGGCTCCTGGGCTGGATCCAGAACAAGCTGCCGCAGCTGCCCATCACCAACTTCAGCCGGGACTGGCAAAGTGGCAGGGCCCTGGGCGCCCTTGTCGACAGCTGTGCCCCGG GCCTGTGCCCTGACTGGGATTCCTGGGATGCCAGCAAGCCCGTGAACAACGCCAGGGAAGCCATGCAGCAGGCCGACGACTGGCTGGGCATCCCTCAG GTGATCACCCCTGAGGAGATCGTGGACCCCAATGTGGATGAGCACTCCGTCATGACCTACCTGTCCCAGTTCCCCAAGGCCAAGCTGAAACCAGGGGCTCCCCTGCGGCCCAAACTGAACCCGAAGAAAGCCCGAGCCTACGGGCCAG GCATCGAGCCCACAGGCAACATGGTGAAGAAGCGGGCAGAGTTCACTGTGGAGACCAGAAGCGCCGGGCAGGGAGAGGTGCTGGTGTACGTGGAGGATCCGGCCGGGCACCAGGAGGAG GCAAAGGTGACCGCCAATAACGACAAGAACCGTACCTTCTCCGTCTGGTATGTCCCCGAGGTGACGGGGACTCATAAG GTCACCGTGCTCTTTGCCGGCCAGCACATCGCCAAGAGCCCCTTCGAGGTGTATGTGGACAAGTCCCAGGGAGATGCCAGCAAAGTGACGGCCCAGGGCCCTGGCCTGGAGCCCAGCGGCAACATCGCCAACAAGACCACCTACTTTGAGATCTTCACGGCGG GAGCGGGGACAGGCGAGGTGGAAGTGGTGATCCAGGACCCCACAGGACGGAAGGGTACCGTGGAGCCTCAGCTGGAGGCCCGGGGTGACAGCACGTATCGCTGCAGCTACCAGCCCGCCGTGGAGGGCGTCCACACGGTGCATGTCACCTTCGCTGGTGTGCCCATCCCTCGCAGCCCCTACACTGTCACTGTTGGCCAAG CTTGTAACCCAGGGGCCTGCCGCGCCATCGGCCGGGGCCTCCAGCCCAAGGGTGTGCGAGTGAAGGAGACTGCCGACTTCAAGGTGTACACGAAGGGCGCGGGCAGTGGGGAGCTGAAGGTCACCGTGAAGGGTCCCA AGGGCGAGGAGCGCGTGAAACAGAAGGACCTGGGGGATGGTGTCTATGGCTTCGAGTATTACCCCATGGTCCCCGGCACATACACTGTCACCATCACGTGGGGCGGCCAGAACATTGGGCGCAG TCCCTTCGAGGTGAAGGTGGGCACCGAGTGTGGCAATCAGAAGGTGCGGGCTTGGGGCCCCGGGCTGGAGGGCGGCGTCGTTGGCAAGTCCGCAGACTTTGTGGTGGAGGCCATTGGGGACGACGTGGGCACCCTGG GCTTCTCTGTGGAGGGCCCGTCGCAGGCCAAGATCGAATGTGATGACAAGGGCGATGGCTCCTGTGATGTGCGCTACTGGCCCCAGGAGGCTGGCGAGTATGCCGTGCACGTGCTGTGCAACAGTGAAGACATCCGCCTCAGCCCCTTCATGGCCGACATCCGCGAGGCGCCCCAGGATTTCCATCCAGACAGG GTGAAGGCACGTGGGCCTGGATTGGAGAAGACGGGTGTGGCCGTCAACAAGCCGGCAGAGTTCACGGTGGATGCCAAGCACGGCGGGAAGGCTCCTCTCAGGGTCCAAGTCCAG GACAACGAGGGCTGCCCCGTGGAGGCAGTGGTCAAGGACAACGGCAACGGCACTTACAGCTGCTCCTACGTGCCCCGGAAGCCGGTGAAGCACACGGCCATGGTGTCCTGGGGAGGCGTCAGCGTCCCCAGCAGCCCCTTTCGG GTGAATGTGGGAGCCGGCAGCCACCCAAACAAGGTCAAGGTGTACGGCCCAGGAGTGGCCAAGACGGGACTCAAGGCTCACGAGCCCACCTACTTCACTGTGGACTGCACGGAGGCCGGCCAGG GTGACGTCAGCATCGGCATCAAGTGTGCCCCCGGCGTGGTGGGCCCCGCCGAGGCCGACATTGACTTCGACATCATCCGCAATGACAACGACACCTTCACGGTCAAGTACACACCCCGCGGGGCTGGCAGCTACACCATCATGGTCCTCTTCGCCGACCAG GCCACGCCCACCAGCCCCATTCGGGTCAAGGTGGACCCCTCCCATGACGCCAGCAAGGTGAAGGCCGAGGGCCCTGGCCTCAGTCGTACCG GTGTCGAGCTTGGCAAACCCACCCACTTCACGGTCAATGCCAAAGCCGCCGGCAAAGGCAAGCTGGATGTCCAGTTCTCGGGGCTGGCCAAGGGGGATGCGGTGCGTGATGTGGACCTCGTTGACCACCATGACAATACCTATACTGTCAAGTACACCCCGGTGCAGCAG GGCCCAGTGGGTGTCAGTGTCACTTATGGAGGGGATCCTATCCCCAAGAGCCCCTTCTCGGTGGCGGTGTCTCCAAGCCTGGACCTCAGCAAGATCAAGGTGTCCGGCCTGGGAGAGA AGGTGGATGTTGGCAAAGACCAGGAGTTCACAGTCAAGTCGAAGGGCGCCGGTGGCCAAGGCAAAGTGGTGTCCAAGATTGTGGGCCCCTCGGGGACAGCAGTGCCCTGCAAGGTGGAGCCAGGCCTAGGGGCTGACAACAGCGTGGTGCGTTTTGTGCCCCGTGAGGAGGGGCCCTACGAGGTCGAGGTGACCTACGACGGCGTGCCTGTGCCTGGAAGCCCCTTTTCTCTCGAAGCTGTGCCCCCCACCAAGCCTAGCAAG gtgAAAGCCTTTGGGCCGGGGCTGCAGGGGGGCAGTGCAGGCTCCCCTGCCCGCTTCACCATCGACACCAAGGGCGCCGGCACGGGCGGCCTGGGCCTGACAGTGGAGGGCCCCTGTGAGGCCCAGCTTGAGTGCCTGGACAACGGGGACGGCACGTGCTCTGTGTCCTACGTGCCTACGGAGCCCGGGGACTACAACATCAACATCCTCTTCGCTGACACCCACATCCCCGGCTCCCCGTTCAAGGCCCACGTGGTTCCCTGCTTTGACCCATCCAAGGTCAAGTGCTCGGGCCCCGGGCTGGAGCGCGCCACAGCCGGTGAGGCGGGCCAGTTCCACGTGGACTGCTCGAGTGCAGGCAGCGCAGAGCTGACCATTGAGATCCGCTCCGAGGCGGGGCTGCCAGCCGAGGTGCACATCCAGGACCACGGCGACGGCACACACACCATCACCTACATCCCCCTGTGCCCCGGGGCCTACACTGTCACCATCAAGTACGGCGGCCAGCCCGTGCCCAACTTCCCCAGCAAGCTGCAGGTGGAGCCCGCAGTGGACACCTCAGGCGTCCAGTGCTACGGGCCCGGGATTGAGGGCCAAG GCGTCTTCCGAGAAGCCACCACTGAGTTCAGTGTGGATGCCCGGGCTCTGACGCAGACCGGAGGGCCGCACGTCAAGGCTCGCGTGGCCAACCCCTCGGGCAACCTGACCGAGACCTACGTGCAGGACTGTGGCGACGGCACGTACAAAGTGGAGTACACGCCTTACGAGGAGG GACTCCACTCTGTGGATGTGACCTACGACGGCAGCCCTGTGCCCAGCAGCCCCTTCCAGGTGCCCGTGACCGAGGGCTGTGACCCCTCCCGAGTGCGCGTCCACGGGCCGGGCATCCAAAGCGGCACCACCAACAAGCCCAACAAGTTCACCGTGGAGACCAG GGGAGCTGGCACagggggcctgggcctggctgtAGAGGGCCCCTCCGAGGCCAAGATGTCCTGCATGGACAACAAGGACGGCAGCTGCTCGGTCGAGTACGTCCCCTATGAGGCCGGCACCTACAGCCTTAACGTCACCTACGGCGGCCATCAGGTGCCAG GCAGTCCTTTCAAGGTCCCTGTGCATGATGTGACAGACGCGTCCAAGGTCAAGTGCTCTGGGCCTGGCCTGAGCCCAGGCATGGTCCGTGCCAACCTCCCTCAGTCCTTCCAGGTGGACACGAGCAAGGCCGGCGTGGCCCCGCTGCAGGTCAAAGTGCAGGGGCCCAAAG gcctggTGGAGCCAGTGGATGTGGTGGACAACGCCGATGGCACCCAGACCGTGAACTACGTGCCCAGCCGTGAGGGGCCCTACAGCATCTCGGTGCTGTACGGGGAAGAAGAGGTGCCCCGAAG CCCCTTCAAGGTCAAGGTGCTACCTACGCACGACGCCAGCAAGGTAAAGGCCAGCGGCCCCGGGCTCAACACCACTGGCGTGCCCGCCAGCCTGCCTGTGGAGTTCACCATCGACGCAAAGGACGCAGGGGAGGGCCTGCTGGCGGTGCAGATCACG GACCCTGAGGGCAAGCCCAAGAAGACGCACATCCAAGACAACCACGACGGCACGTACACGGTGGCCTACGTGCCAGACGTGACGGGCCGCTACACCATCCTCATCAAGTATGGCGGCGATGAGATCCCCTTCTCCCCGTACCGCGTTCGGGCCGTGCCCGCTGGGGATGCCAGCAAGTGCACCGTCACAG GCGCTGGCATCGGCCCCACCATCCAGATTGGGGAGGAGACGGTGATCACCGTGGACACCAAGGCGGCGGGCAAAGGCAAGGTGACCTGCACCGTGTGCACACCCGACGGCTCCGAGGTGGACGTGGACGTGGTAGAGAACGAGGACGGCACCTTTGACATCTTCTATACGGCCCCCCAGCCGGGCAAATATGTCATCTGCGTGCGCTTCGGTGGCGAACACGTGCCCAACAGCCCCTTCCAAGTGACG GCTCTGGCTGGAGACCAGCCCACGGCACAGCCCCCATTACGGCCTCAGCAGCTGGCCCCGCCGTACACCTACGCCCAGGGCGGCCAGCAGACCTGG GCCCCAGAAAGACCGTTGGTGGGTGTCAACGGGCTGGATGTGACCAGCCTGAGGCCCTTCGACCTTGTCATCCCCTTCACCATCAAGAAGGGCGAGATCACTG GGGAGGTGCGGATGCCCTCGGGCAAGGTGGCGCAGCCGGCCATCACCGACAACAAGGATGGCACTGTGACCGTGCGCTACGCACCCAGCGAGGCCGGCCTGCATGAGATGGACATCCGCTACGACAGCATGCACATCCCAG gaAGCCCCCTACAGTTCTACGTGGATTATGTGAACTGCGGCCACGTCACAGCCTACGGGCCTGGCCTCACGCACGGGGTGGTGAACAAGCCTGCCGTCTTCACCGTCAACACCAAGGATGCAGGAGAGG GGGGCTTGTCCCTGGCCATCGAGGGCCCATCCAAAGCAGAAATCAGCTGCACTGACAACCACGACGGGACGTGCAGCGTCTCCTACCTGCCCGTGCTGCCCGGTGACTACAGCATCCTGGTCAAGTACAACGAGCAGCACATCCCGGGCAGCCCCTTCACTGCCAGGGTCACAG GTGACGACTCGATGCGCATGTCCCACCTGAAGGTGGGCTCTGCCGCCGACATCCCCATCAACATCTCGGAGACGGACCTCAGCCTGCTGACGGCCACGGTGGTGCCGCCCTCGGGCCGGGAGGAGCCCTGCCTGCTGAAGCGGCTGCGCAACGGCCGCGTGG GCATCTCATTCGTGCCCAAGGAGACCGGGGAGCACCTGGTGCACGTGAAGAAGAATGGCCAGCATGTGGCGAGCAGCCCCATTCCAGTGGTAATCAGCCAGTCGGAGATTGGGGATGCCAGCCGCGTGCGGGTCTCAGGCCAGGGCCTCCACGAAGGCCACACCTTTGAGCCTGCAGAGTTTATCATCGACACCCGTGATGCAG GCTATGGTGGGCTCAGCCTGTCCATCGAGGGTCCCAGCAAGGTGGACATCAACACAGAGGACCTGGAGGATGGCACATGCAGGGTCACCTACTGCCCCACGGAGCCTGGAAACTATATCATCAACATCAAGTTCGCTGACCAGCACGTGCCCG GCAGCCCCTTCTCCGTGAAGGTGACAGGCGAGGGCCGGGTGAAAGAGAGCATCACACGCAGGCGACGGGCCCCTTCGGTGGCTAACGTTGGCAGTCACTGTGACCTCAGCCTGAAGATCCCTG AAATTAGCATCCAGGACATGACAGCCCAGGTGACCAGCCCATCAGGCAAGAGCCACGAGGCCGAGATTGTGGAAGGGGAGAACCACACCTACTGCATCCGCTTCGTGCCCGCCGAGATGGGCATGCACACCGTCAGCGTCAAGTACAAGGGCCAGCACGTGCCTGGGAGCCCTTTCCAGTTCACCGTAGGGcccctgggggaagggggagcccACAAGGTCCGCGCGGGGGGCCCTGGCCTGGAAAGGGCTGAAGCTGGAGTGCCAG CCGAATTCAGCATTTGGACCAGGGAAGCTGGCGCCGGGGGCCTGGCCATTGCTGTCGAGGGCCCCAGCAAGGCCGAGATCTCCTTCGAGGACCGCAAGGATGGCTCCTGTGGCGTGGCCTATGTGGTCCAGGAGCCAG GTGACTACGAGGTCTCAGTCAAGTTCAACGAGGAGCACATCCCCGATAGCCCTTTTGTGGTGCCTGTGGCTTCTCCGTCTGGTGACGCCCGCCGCCTTACTGTTTCTAGTCTTCAG GAGTCAGGGCTAAAGGTCAACCAGCCAGCCTCTTTTGCAGTCAGCCTGAACGGGGCCAAGGGGGCGATCGATGCCAAGGTGCACAGCCCCTCAGGAGCCCTGGAGGAGTGCTATGTCACAGAGATCGACCAAG ATAAGTACGCCGTGCGCTTTATCCCACGGGAGAATGGCATCTACCTGATTGATGTCAAGTTCAATGGCACCCACATCCCTGGAAGCCCCTTCAAGATCCGAGTTGGGGAGCCTGGGCATGGAGGGGACCCAGGCCTGGTGTCCGCTTACGGAGCGGGCCTGGAAGGCGGCGTCACAG GGAGCCCAGCCGAGTTTATCGTGAACACAAGCAATGCGGGCGCTGGTGCCCTCTCGGTCACAATCGACGGGCCCTCCAAGGTGAAGATGGATTGCCAGGAGTGCCCTGAGGGCTACCGCGTCACCTACACCCCCATGGCACCTGGCAGCTACCTCATCTCCATCAAGTACGGCGGCCCCTACCACATTGGGGGCAGCCCCTTCAAGGCCAGGGTTACAG GTCACCGTCTGGTCAGCAACCACAGCCTCCATGAGACGTCATCAGTGTTTGTGGACTCCCTGACCAAGACTGCCAGTGCCCCCCAGCACGGGGCCCCAGGCCCAGGTCCCACCGATGCCAGCAAGGTGCTGGCCAAGGGTGTGGGGCTGAGCAAGGCCTACATGGGCCAGAAGAGCAGCTTCACGGTGGACTGCAGCAGAGCAG gcaacaACATGCTGCTGGTCGGGGTACACGGGCCCCGGACACCCTGCGAGGAGATCCTGGTGAAGCACGTGGGCAGCAGGCTCTACAGCGTCTCCTACCTGCTCAAGGACAAGGGGGAGTACACGCTGGTGGTCAAATGGGGTGACGAGCACATCCCAGGCAGCCCCTACCGCGTCCTGGTGCCCTGA